TTGCTGTCATTATTTACATTGTCAGATAAACTGAGACAGATTTGGGTTCTATTTTATCTGTTGATGAAATATTACCAGAGTTAAGATCATGGTTTATCTGCATGAATGAGGCCGGCTCTGGTCTGTGGTTCTGAAGGAGCTGGGCTGAAAGTGGAAGCTCTGGATGCAGTCCATCTACGCTCCAACCCACATCTATAGTCCTGTTTAGGGATGTATTGATAAGGAAATCTGGGCTGATATCAATAtccaatattaatattgctgttcTGGCTGAGAActgatattatatatattttcctaCCATTTGAACACTGAAAAAATAACCACCCTGCTGGTCTGGTCTTCCTTTATTGTGAGGCCAGTAGTGGGAATTATGGCTCTGAGATGAACTAATACGGTAAATTCTGCTGAAATTCACAGAGAATTCTCCACATTTATTGGACCTGAAAGCAGAAGGTGTCAGCCTCTTGTCCATAATGTCCAGCAAGAGGAAGAATGAGCATTGCCGAATATGTGGTGGAAATCTCCAGGGAAATCAACGTCGGTGGCTGTTTGGGGCCCAGAACAGGAGGAACGGTCAGCCCGGGACCCCAAAAGAGTCTGGTGGGAGCCTGCCCCGATCCGCTCAGAGCAGTCCTTGGGGTGAGTTTGGAGAAAAACTAAACCGTCCTCCATGAAGTGTTCGTGAAATAAAACTGTTGTTTCTTAACAGGCAGCACATTATCTTTGGGCTCTTCTGTGTCTCTGTCCAAGTCCCAAATACCTGTGAGCTCCCCGTCCAAATCTGTGGACATACTTGCAGTGTTGACTCACATACTGGGACAGTCGGTACcaagaaacagcagaacaggAGAGTTTGTGTGCAGCAAATGTGTTTCCACTTTGGAGCGAGTATTTAAGTTTGATACAGTTATTGCTAGAGTCCGGGTGCTTTCATCTGAGCATCTTCAGAAGCTGACGCAGGAGAGGGACAAGATCCGACAGCGGGTCCGCCAAAACTACCGGCAGAGACACCCACAGGACTTCCAGAACAAGAGTAGCACCAGCGAGGAGGATGGAGAGGCAGAGAAGGAAGGCTACAGGGAGATGCTCAAAGAAAACATGGCTCTGTCGGAGTATGAGTGCTGGTCCGAGAAGTGGGACACTTGTCCGTACTTTATCAGAACGGGTAAAAGATGCAGGAAAGGCAAAGGATGTGAAGGCTGCGATTCTTTACGGGTTTCTGATTCAAACTATGAGTCAGTCTGCGGGATTCCTCGACGTTTACCTTTCCAGCCCTTCTCTTCGTTGGAGCTGTCCCGGGACAAATCCCAGAGCATGCCCCTCCACTGGCAGAGGGTCCCAAACTCCAGCCCGGCTTCACTGACAGGGTCCAGCCTCTCGTTGAGGGCGCCTTCTCGCACAGAGTCCAACTGTTCACTGGACTCTCTTGATGGCTTGGACCCATTTGGCTCACCAGGCAATAAGTCAGTTAACTTTATGCTGATGGGGCTGAGAAGCATTGAAGGGAAGCCGCTCAGCTCACCCTCAGGCAGTAAGATCCCAGTTCTAAGCAGGAAGGACAGGAAAAACTCTGGAAAAGATGAAGGGCTGGTGTCACCCAAAGTGAGTCGGGTACTGAGCTTTGGGGATACGGAGAATGGAAGAAGTGAACTGGATGAGGAGGATGGAGATGTCCTGACAGAGCTGAGGGACGAGTACATGTTGCTTCATCGAGAGGTGAGTGCTTCTATTAATGAAGGTTCCTAACCCAGTCTTCGTTTCTTTAAACGTTCCTTCCAAAGTTCCAAAAGTTCTGCAGCTTTCTCCAGCACTCCTGAGTCAAGAGGCTGAATTATCCTTACCATGATGCAGTTCTGCAGGGGCCTGCTAACGAGACATTcatgtgattcaggtgtgttggagaacgatgcatctaaaagctgcaggatggAAGCTCTGGAGAACCGGACTTAGAGCCCAAAAACTATTGATGAAAACCACCTCTGGAGATGACAGGATAATCTGTCTCCAGTTTAACAGTCCAGCATGTCTGAACACCATCTACCTGACTAAAGAAGgtggtgtccaaaccttttgcaCCAAGGGCCAAAATTGCAAACTTGAAATAATGATCTTAGCTAACACAAAATAATTGTATTATTAATTTGTATCTTTTTAGCTGCTCAGCAACAAATTAAACAGACAATATCTGATTAAAACCAAGGAGAAAAGAACAAATGTTCTTAGGTTCAAATATGGCTCTCAGATGTTtgcctttaattaaagaaagctgtgcatttccGACCTATATGGGTTGATTGTTTTCCATAAGTGGCTCGGCTCCGAAGCTGCAGCTTGGAGCCCCCCGGTCTATAAAATGTTCTTAGTTTATTCCCAGCAACATGGCTAATAACAGACAAAAAATGTCCATCTGCATTTACTGGAGAGCCACATTTCTAGCACTCTTCAGCTGCAGTCAGGAGCCACACAACGTTATACCAAGGGCCACAGCTGGCCCCTGGGATGCAGTTTGATCTAACAGAATCATTTGTTATTTCAGAACAACAATGACAGGCTTCAGAGGGCTGCCAAACACCTACGAGCCCAGCTGGACCAGGCTGCAAACCGGATCAGGACTCTAGAGGCGGAGCTAAAACAAGCTGGACCAACCAAACCTGCTAAAGTCAATGGATCAGATGACCTGACCTTTGTAAGATGTGACCTCTAACACAGTGTATCTTATTTTCTAAAGGTAACCTGTTTGTATATTAACACAGTTTAGCGGGTTAGCAGTTTTTCAGAACCATTTTACCTGCAACTTTCCTACGCCTTTGCTTGTCTCAGCTTTTATTGGGGGTGTAGCGGGGAATCAGAGGAAGTTAGACCCTGAAGAAACTTTAATTATTCCTTTTATAAAAGTATTTTGTAACCAAAAGTTGATTTAAGTAAACAAGTTACAGATTTAGGCTTTTTTCTCTCTGGCGCAAATCAGGCTTCGTTATATAACTTCATTATAAAGTAAATATACCTTTTTATAGTCTTCGGGAGAACCGTGTATTTAAGCAGATTAAATCGGGTAGTTGTATACTCTAATTATAGATACGTGTTCCACCCAGTTATGTTACGCGCTtataactttaaaacatttaaatcaagaAGACAAACAGGTTTATTGGAGAGTCACGTGCTCAGGCGGCTCCATAAAGCAATCTGTGCGTTATGAAAGCAACAGAGGGAAGGCAAGCTGTGCATTGAGTCTGCAAAGGGTGTGTCCACATTTTCTCATAAATGCAGGTGCAGATGCATGCAGGCTCTCTGCGTGGAATCCACCCCGACCGGTGGAGTTTCCCCCGAGCTGCAACCGTAGCGATCATTGCCTCTCAGCTGTTCTGTCAGGGAAGCACAACCGGATCTGTCAGAACGAGGACTGACTAACGAAGATAAAGGCAGTGAAGTGAAAATACCAAGTCGTAGCAGCAGGTTTAAACTTGCAGTAAAGTTGTTTTGCCAGGTTTCTAcacatgaaaaatgtaattctATTGTGCTAAATGAACTTGTTAACTCGTCTCTCTAAATGACTAattatgctgctgcagagctAAATGTTGAAGATAACTGCAGGTTAACGATCAGTCTGAAGAGGGAAGATGTTTCCTGTCCTGTTAAATGTATTAGACTAATAAATGACATTAGCCATAAAAACTGAATCTCATTCAGTTAACACCCTGCAGTATGAAGCATGTAATCATTTAACTGGATAAAACATGCGATTACATTCAGTCTGACAGAAGCACGGATCAGTTTTTACCTTTCAGGAGTTTACTGAAACTACCTGCTGAGTCTGATCTCAGAGGAACGTTCACGTGTTCTCAGGCCTTCAGATAAACAAACTGGACAATAAAGCAGACTCTGCATGCTTTGAGATGCCGGACCACTCCCTGCATGGATAAGAGCTTGTTTTGACTCAATCTGTGGATCTGCAAGGACGTTTGAAGGTGTTTGACCTGCAAAAACCTAGTTCTATAGGTGACAGATCACATCAGATATGCATGTTTCACTCCACTTGATTTGGTCCTGCAGAGTTTTTCTATGACTTCACTGGTGCAGGCTATGCATGAGAGAACTTTGACTTGAAGTGCCTGTTTTCCTTCTCTAAACATTCACTCTTTGCTCCAGCTGAACCAGGAGGACGGTGGCAGCTTGGTGCTGCAGAGCCTCGCTGATTCCCTGCACAGCCGGGAGCGTCTGATCCAGGTGGGTGAGGCTGGCGAGGTGGATCCTGTGCTACTGCGGTGCCTCCGGCTCAAAGCTCACAggaatgttgtttgtttttgatgtcAGCGCCCAGCCTTACACCAAAGCTGCTGTGGACCCGTCTGCTCGGCTGGGACGGAGCTTCCACTGCATGCGTTTTAGCTGCTGCTCTGTTAATGATTCACAGATGATTTTGTTTGACTTATTGTGAACAGACTGTGGCAACAAACTTAACTGTAGCATCAGATGACCTCTGATCTCAGGTTGTTACACAGTTAGTTTGGTCCTATTAAAATCCACTGTGGTTCATTTAGAGCCAGTACATTTCACACTGAACAAGGATTTTAAGGCCGGAGCTTCATGTAGGTCACATTTAGATGTGACTTGATATGTTGGAATGTTTAGTCCCTGGAAGTCATTTACATACGACACAGAAATGACAGATTCAGCTGCAGTGCCAAAGCTGTTAAACATGCGATAATCCCAGAAAGAACTTGATCTTATTTGCTGTATGGATGTGGATGAACTATTGTTACCCTCTTTGTAGCTATGATATCAACATGGAAACATCACATAGTTTCATCCAACAGCGTCATGGAAACACTGAGCTGTACAGGGTGTGCACTGAAACCCAGATGCCTCCTAGATGTCGTGAATTTGAATGAATTTCCTTCCTTGTTTAGATTCACAAACTTGGCCATTAAAGTTGATTCATATTTGTTGTTCAGCATGAATCATATGACTTCATATGTTTCTTCTGCAGTAAACTCACCACTATTTGCCTCCCTGACTGTAAAAAGCCTCAACataaattcttttatttaatttgcatAATCTCTCTctgaaaaataacttaaaatgcaAGTTTTCATTTGAGAGCATACATTCTTTCCATGTTGGGAAATATGACTCATTTATTGGTTCCCATGCTGCTGATGCCTTGCATGTTCATAGGACCCCACTTGGTCTTCTCTTGGAGCATTTCCCAATGAAGGAGCGCACAGACAGTGATGTTCGACCATTCCTCTTTGCTCATGTCTCTACTTCAGTCGTTTCCAACTCTTGTCCTCAAGGgacggtgtcctgcaactttccGATGTGTCCATGTTCCAACAAAACTGAAACTCCTCaacatgcagtcaagttctccgGGTCCCGGTtaaatgacctaattatttcaTTCAGGCGGGTTGAAGCAGAGCTATGTCTGATCACCCCAGATCTAGATGGTCCAGTGTCCTTGGTCCTCTCCGAGGAGTCTTCTCCTACTGGTTTTTCCACAAGACCTGGGTCCTGGGACTAAGATggacatggaagaaggttgatttttgtGTCTGGTAAACCATTTCTCTGCTGATTTGGccaaatgttttggatcattttaaCGCTGAAAGGTCCAGTGgtgacccattttcagttttctcccAGAGGGCCccagattttgatttaaattttccTTTAATTCCCAGCAGTTCATGATTCCTCATCCTTTAACAAGGTTCCCATGGCCTTTAAAAGAGAATCAGGCCCACACAATCATAGATCTACCACCATACCTATCCTCTGCTTCTCCTGTCTCTACCTGCTCTACCTATCGGCTGCTATCAGATTCTTCTCCACCGAGTCTCGCTTTGTTTCAAACCAGCCTGGAGTTCCAGGTTTAATCGTTTGGGATGAAAGGACAGAGGAAGCTGCCTCCCAAACAACCAGCTGACATGTAGATAGCTTCTGATTTTTGTTAGGGACCCTTGCCACTCCATTGTTGCCTCCCTTCGTCTCccagtggcaagaaaaaaacgcTGGTCCTCCTCCAGCCTGGTGGGTTGCAGTTCTGGCTGTTTAAACTGTGTAATTGCTGCTCAGGCTCTAGATGCAGGCAGGTTCAGGCCAGCACGTGTTTTCTTGATTTATGCCAATCGATACACTTCCGCCAAACTTGAATGgtatgttttcttgtctttcccattttagcAGTGGCTAAGAGGAAAGAGCCTCATGTCATATTTACCCCCCAGGGTAACAGGAAGTCATGGGTAAATGTTCGTAGCTGATCTGATCAAGTTAAAGGGTAAAAGTTCTTTAATTTCATTCATAACTTTAATGATAATCAGTTATTTTAAAGggtttagttttgttgtcttgtttGTGTTTGGGATAGAGGGTAAAGATGGGAATCCTGCCAGTAAGCAGAGaagttttttactttctttactgGTTTCTGTAAAAAGTCAatcaggcagctgcagctcatccaaaaaTCCTGATCAACACCAGGAAAATGGATCATATCAGGCACATTTCAGAGTTGCTGGTCAGAAAtgaaccatgtagacccctcaggTCTTCATAGACCTGCTTCCATATGGTTCCCCGAACCAGAACTTAACAAGGtgaggcagcatttagtttcttTGCTCCTGAGCTCCCCAACAAACTACCtaaaaacctgagatgtgcagaaaccGCTGGTTCCTTTAAACCAGGACTGAAAATATGACTGTTTACAGCCGCTTTTAATTAAAGAATCTGACTAATGAACTGTTTGAAACATTTGCTTCTATTATTTTCTTAATTCCTTTGGTGTCCAGTAAAGCACTTTGCTTTGCCATCAGCTTTCCACTGATCAGCCCTCGGAGTGTTTCTGGAATCCTGTGACTCAGGTCGTGATCCTAAACCAGAATAAAAATATCTTCCTGCTTCTGGCCATTTATCGGCTTATTCAGAGCCTCTTTAGTGTTTCTGGTCGAAATCCTCCACAAAAGCCTTTTATTTTCAAGAAATTTCCAGTGAAGTAAAGAGTTTTTAAACTGATGCAGATGTTCAATAAACGCTGACCTCGACGTGTTTTATCTTTCCTGCTTTCCAGGAATGCTTGAGTCTGATCCGAGGAGTTTGTGTGGAGCAGGGAACTGGGGCTGAACTGGGGAACCAGCTGACTGGGAAACTGGTCGAGACTCTGAAGGAAATTCTCTCTGAGAACAAGGTCAGAGTCAACGCTGTCTGATGGTTATTGACTCCACACCAGGGCTTCAtcaggcagcagcagcagcagcagacttTAGCTGATAGTCAGTCTCTGTGAAGAGCAGACAGCGGTGCTTGTGCCCTGATATCTAAATGTAGATCTTCTGTTCTGCAGGCTGCTCTGGACACCCTGAGGTCTGAACTGACTGAGCAAGAGAAAAACCTGGAGAAAGAGATCGAAGCGCTGAGAAAAGCTGGGCGAGACCGTGAGAGGGACCTGGACACTCTGAGCACAGTGCTGCAGTGCAACCAGGACATTATCAACGTGAGAGCACATTAAGAACCAGTGAATTCTTAAAAACATGCGTTCTAGACGGAGAACATCTGAGCTTTGTTCTGGTTTTCAGGAGCTGCGAGTGACTCTGGGGGAGAAGGATCATCAACTGAAGGAGGCGGAGAAAGAACGAGAGTTGTGGAGAAAGAAGGATGGAGCCCTCAGTGCTGTCCTGAAGGAGAAGGAAGCTCTGATCCTGAACCTCAAACAGCAGCTGGaagtcagtcagacagacaaccaggtgatgacatcacatcctgttttagcttcttcatctaaaatatgccagaataaaaaaaaatagtttccagctctgcttcagttcattggcaGACGTTCATTTCTGCACAGCTCTGTGAGGGTCCCACCGCAGCATTTAACAGGgcaaggtctggactttgactaggccactaaAACACCTGGAATCATTTCTCtttcacctgtcctgttttataTTAGCTGTTGTGTTTGAGATGATTGTTCTGTTGATGATCCAAGTTCCAACTGTGGGACTCACATTGGACTCCAGACAAGTTCATGGTCCAATCGATGACAACAAGGTGTCCAGGTCCCGTGGCCTCAAAACAAGCCACATCATCAGCGTCCACCACCATACTGAACACTTGGTCTGAGCTGCTTGTGCTGGAATGCTGGCTTTGTTTCCTCCATCAAGGTTCTGTCTattatggtcaaacatctctgccttggtctcatctgtccagaggacATTGTCCCAGAGGTCTTGTCCTTCATCCAGATGCAGCTTTGCCACCTACGTCCTGATCCCACCAGCCATACTGGTTCAGTGTTTATCTGtcctgtcatgacctttaacctgctgaCTGAGGCCTGTGGAGTCTGAGATGGGGCTTGTGggtattttaatgtattgctCGCTTGAACTTCAAATAGTTTGGAAATGGCCATAAAACCCTTTCCCAATTCTTCTGGAAtcttctctaaggtcattgctcTTGGCTTTCCTTCTTGGCATGGGGTTAACAGACACCTGAATGCTCCAGGGCAGCAGACTGCCAAAGCTTGTCAGTAAACTGCGAAGGAGAAACACCCCGAGGAAAAAAGCTGTTTAGTTTAACATTTCAGGCTGGATTTAACAGACTCTGAGCAGGTCGGTCCAACTTCTGAAAACTGCCTGACCTGCTGGGTGCTGCTCTGCTCCTCGTGGTTTAAACATCAGTGCTTCATGTTAGCTTGTGTCTAAACTAACTGACTGTAAACATGAAGAGTTAGTATTTCTGGCTAAACAGTGCAGTGACCTTAGAGACATTAACCCAACAGGTTAGTGTTTGATCCACTCTTTATTCTAAAGCTTTACTTCTGTGTCCTTTTCTCTGATTGGTCAGCAGTCCCCAGGAAGTGAAGGCCAGCTTGCAGCTTTGTTGAAAAACACAGAGGAAAACAGCGCCATCTTGTGTCAAGAGGTCACCAAGCTGACTGCAGCTCTGCAGGAGTCTCAGGAGCTGCTGCAGGTGAGCCGTGTGCAGATAGTGAAGATTAAAGGTTTTACGTGAATAAACTGGGCTTTATGATTGGAAGCTAAGGATTTTACAACTTTGTagaaaaaatgcataaaaatataGGATATTCAATTCCAGGTAATGAAGTTTGATGGAACTCAACAAAAACAAGTAAACCAGCAAAATATATAACTGCAATACTTGTTGCTGAAAACTGCAAAGACAGAATTGATTATGATGGACCCACTTTCTTAAATCTTTTGTATCATAAAGATTTCTCATCGGTGGACTTTAGCATTTCATCCACTAAAAATACCCATCAGGTGAGGGAATAATGGAATAAAATATATTCTAGACATGCAAACTGTGCATGCATGAACCTCTCAAATACTGCATTCAAGCTGCTGCTGATGATTGTAATCcatcaaataaaatcaataagttagcgaaaaatgaaaagaaagaatcTACTTGATACAATAAAAAGAGGGAATAATAGgcctgaataaaaataatcaacaccataaaataaagtcattaaaataataaataaggtCCGGTCATTAAAAAtccagcttttatttatttttatggaaaTTGTTTTCAGACATGAACATTAAATATTGAGTTTTAATACATTTACAAAGTTTTCATAAACTGAACTACACCTACTGTGAGAATAGATTCAGCATCCAGTGGCAGAGATCTTCAGCAACTCTGAATCGCTTCTCCTTGTTTCTCCATCAGACTCAGCAGCAGAACCACAACCAGACGGTCTCCTCTCTGACCTCTCAGCTCAGAGATGTTCAGAAGGAGCTGAGGGAGAAGGAGAAGGAGACAAAGGAGGCCGACAGAGAGCGGCGGAACGACCGTGAGGACGGCGAGCGCGAGGAGAGGAAGCTGAGGGAGAGTCTGCAGAAGAGAGACAGACTCATAGAGGTACAGCTGAGAATGTCTCGTCCAGGTCCATCAAAGTTCATTGATATGTAGAAACGAAAACGCCTCCAGGTGGTTTTACAGCATTTAAAGAATCAGGaaatttaagtttattttcattaactTAGAATTTTTGAGACTTTGTGTTTTCTCACCAACTCAAACATGAACTTTATCTGCAGCAGTGCTGAGAAATACAAGCGCTGCAGCCTGAaatcagatggaaacatttctcTTGTTGGCAAACAAACCTGCAACCTGATCTCATCCACTTCTGTCCTCTTATGGGTCAACTCTGTACTGCAACTGATTTCTGACATCTCTTAAACGCGAtccaggtacatctaaaaaaattagaatataaactcgtatatagattcattacacagagagaggaatatttcaagcctttatttcttgtaattttgatgattatggctgatcataaaaacccaaaagtagaataaactcatggtgtcacagactaatcagctaattaactcaaaacacctgcaaaggtttcttgAGAATATCCAAACATATTCATAGaatgttgagtggaaggaaaaagtgtagtaAGAAGATGTGcagcagcaacagggataaccgcaGCCTCGAGAAGATTGTCAAACACAATCCATTCGAGGTTaaggggagcttcacaaggggtggactgaggctggagccATTAAGATCCGCTACACACAGACGggtcctacacatgggctacaagcgTCTTACCTGAGCAGAGGAGTAAAAGAAGCAGACtcttgctcagtggtccaaactcTTCTTTTCAGGTAAAGTTTGCTTTTCGTTTGGAAATCAAGTTCCCAGAGTcctgaggaagagtggagaggcccaGAATCCATGCTGCTTAAAGTCCAGGATGAAGTATCTAtggtcagtgatgatctggggtgccatgtcatctgctggttctggtccactgggttttccgaagtccacagtcaaggcagccatctaccaggacattttagagcacttcatgcttccttctgctgacaagcttcatgaagatgctgatttcattttccagtagGACGTGGTACTGGCCCACaatgccaaaggtaccaaaatcTGGTCCAGTGACCATGGTggtactgtgcttgattggccagtaactccatagattctctatggagttctagatgcagatgacctgaaagccgctatcaaagcaacctgggcttcttgaacatctcagcagaaccacaggctgatctcctccatgccacgccgcattgatgcagtaattgatgcaaaaggagcccagaccaagtGTTGCATTAATAGAAATTTGCatactttctttaaaatatcctttttactGATGTGATGTAATTTTcggattttctttttcattctgtctgccaAAATCATCAATATTAcgagaaataaaggcttgaaatatgtcACTCAGTGTGATGAatttatgagtttcactttgtgACATGACTGATAAAACCTACTGAACCTTTTCACGATCTTCTAATTCTTTAGCTGTACGTCTACTGCACTGAAACACAACAATGATTCCTTCACTGAACCGTGCAAAAGTGTTAAACTCATTTCGTTTTCTGTTGCTACCAAACAGCCAGAATTTCTTATTAAGTGCTTAAGTTGCAGAAAAAGACAAGGAGACGTGGTGATTAAAACCACTTTAAAAATGACGGGAAGCTCAGGCTTCTTAGAAGAAAAATCAGATCTGCATCAGGAATCTTCCCGAGTGTTGATGTTTCAATTTTGTTCTCTATCAGAGCAGCACTTTGTTTCTCTTCTTCTTGGCAGCAAATCCTCGTGGATGCAGAGGAGCGAGACCACCTTCTCCAAGAGCTGCAGCAGAACCTGCAGAACAAACGAGAACCCGTGACGGCCGTCAAACACACGCTGTGATGGAGATTGAGCCCCATCGGACCAGGCGCTGCAGAGATGGAGGAATAATTTGCACTTTCTTCAACAcctctttaatgtatttattgtgaTGACCATGGAGACCGGTTCTGAGCTTTGAGTTCAGTGTGATTTAACGGAACGTTTCCACAGTTTCAGGGGAGTTCTGTGTGAATCAGGATGTCGGACTCAGGTTGTTTTCAGCCTGCAGTGCTGGATGTTTAATACTTGATCCTCTAATCAGCACAATAttgtatttaattcattttgaatgtgaTTGGTAGGCAGTGATGTCATTTCATGAAGTGGGAACATTTCCACTGGTTATTTAATGTTGGACCGGTGGGTGCATAGGGAGCTTATTGTAGCCGTTTATTTTTGGCCGTTTTGGTTGCAGTCTCAGCGCATGTCCTATGagtaacatttacatttttaattgctTTGATTCTTCTACTTTTTCTGTCTCCTCTGGAGTTATTCTGTTATTTTCAGCCTTTAAACACGTCACATTGTTGGTCTGGGACTTCAAACTGGAAAAACCATTTCTTTTTAGCTCAAGAGAATAAAAGTCTCTGAACCAAATGAGTTTGAGTTATTTCTGTCCTCATAATGGATCCATGATTAGAGACTGTGGTGCCAGAGTTACTTTCTACAGTCATCTTGGTGCTTTTCAAGTCTATCCAACTATCCATCATCTATACCTGCTGATCCCTGCAGGGTGGAGGTGGGGGGGGCTGCCTATCCTCAGCGGTCATTGGCCGAGAGGCAGGATAACACAGACATATGTAGGACAAACTACCACGCACACACTGTCAGGGCAAGTAAGAGACCAGTAACCCACCAGTTATGATATTAGACTGtcggaggaagctggagtacccggtgagaaccctcACAGGAACAGGGAGTgcatacagaaagaccccaggctggaaTATGAAGCCAGGACCTCCTTGCTGAAAGGCAGCAGTGATGCCAACcgctccaccgtgcagcccgatttaagtctgctgctttagaataaaatattaaatactgaaataaaacaaaaaaacttatttCATACAGTCATGGCCAGAAaagttttcatgtgtttttctttgatttgaaaatttaaacttttcagttttctatGGCACACCATAAATCATGTCAGTCTTTTCATAATACAgttaatatttctttttcacttCGATAAAAATCAATTCTAAAACCAATAGAAACGATGGTGTGACCTGCTGGTCTGATGCCACAGGAACCCAGTGGAAGATATCAATAACTGCAAATAAATTCAGGTTGTACCAATACTACTCTCATATCTGTTGTGATATTTATAAGTGTACTTTTATGTTTTGTAGATTTTAATTCCTATTTTATTAACATATGTgacattttttgaaaatgtaacaaaacccaaaaaaatcCTGAGATTTTCTCTGATGGGACCAAAAGTTTAAAACACTGATGGGTTTCTTATCATTTAGGAAATTATGAATATAAATGATAattgaaagaaaaggaaatgagAGTCCAGTAAAGCTGGCTGTGGTGAATGAAGGCCGAACCAATCAACAGGTTCGTGTTTCTGGTTGCCATGGAGACAGCTCATATCGCCC
This genomic stretch from Girardinichthys multiradiatus isolate DD_20200921_A chromosome 3, DD_fGirMul_XY1, whole genome shotgun sequence harbors:
- the si:ch73-95l15.5 gene encoding intracellular protein transport protein USO1 isoform X3; this translates as MSSKRKNEHCRICGGNLQGNQRRWLFGAQNRRNGQPGTPKESGGSLPRSAQSSPWGSTLSLGSSVSLSKSQIPVSSPSKSVDILAVLTHILGQSVPRNSRTGEFVCSKCVSTLERVFKFDTVIARVRVLSSEHLQKLTQERDKIRQRVRQNYRQRHPQDFQNKSSTSEEDGEAEKEGYREMLKENMALSEYECWSEKWDTCPYFIRTGKRCRKGKGCEGCDSLRVSDSNYESVCGIPRRLPFQPFSSLELSRDKSQSMPLHWQRVPNSSPASLTGSSLSLRAPSRTESNCSLDSLDGLDPFGSPGNKSVNFMLMGLRSIEGKPLSSPSGSKIPVLSRKDRKNSGKDEGLVSPKVSRVLSFGDTENGRSELDEEDGDVLTELRDEYMLLHRENNNDRLQRAAKHLRAQLDQAANRIRTLEAELKQAGPTKPAKVNGSDDLTFECLSLIRGVCVEQGTGAELGNQLTGKLVETLKEILSENKAALDTLRSELTEQEKNLEKEIEALRKAGRDRERDLDTLSTVLQCNQDIINELRVTLGEKDHQLKEAEKERELWRKKDGALSAVLKEKEALILNLKQQLEVSQTDNQQSPGSEGQLAALLKNTEENSAILCQEVTKLTAALQESQELLQTQQQNHNQTVSSLTSQLRDVQKELREKEKETKEADRERRNDREDGEREERKLRESLQKRDRLIEQILVDAEERDHLLQELQQNLQNKREPVTAVKHTL
- the si:ch73-95l15.5 gene encoding intracellular protein transport protein USO1 isoform X2, which encodes MSSKRKNEHCRICGGNLQGNQRRWLFGAQNRRNGQPGTPKESGGSLPRSAQSSPWGSTLSLGSSVSLSKSQIPVSSPSKSVDILAVLTHILGQSVPRNSRTGEFVCSKCVSTLERVFKFDTVIARVRVLSSEHLQKLTQERDKIRQRVRQNYRQRHPQDFQNKSSTSEEDGEAEKEGYREMLKENMALSEYECWSEKWDTCPYFIRTGKRCRKGKGCEGCDSLRVSDSNYESVCGIPRRLPFQPFSSLELSRDKSQSMPLHWQRVPNSSPASLTGSSLSLRAPSRTESNCSLDSLDGLDPFGSPGNKSVNFMLMGLRSIEGKPLSSPSGSKIPVLSRKDRKNSGKDEGLVSPKVSRVLSFGDTENGRSELDEEDGDVLTELRDEYMLLHRENNNDRLQRAAKHLRAQLDQAANRIRTLEAELKQAGPTKPAKVNGSDDLTFLNQEDGGSLVLQSLADSLHSRERLIQECLSLIRGVCVEQGTGAELGNQLTGKLVETLKEILSENKAALDTLRSELTEQEKNLEKEIEALRKAGRDRERDLDTLSTVLQCNQDIINELRVTLGEKDHQLKEAEKERELWRKKDGALSAVLKEKEALILNLKQQLEVSQTDNQSPGSEGQLAALLKNTEENSAILCQEVTKLTAALQESQELLQTQQQNHNQTVSSLTSQLRDVQKELREKEKETKEADRERRNDREDGEREERKLRESLQKRDRLIEQILVDAEERDHLLQELQQNLQNKREPVTAVKHTL
- the si:ch73-95l15.5 gene encoding intracellular protein transport protein USO1 isoform X1, producing the protein MSSKRKNEHCRICGGNLQGNQRRWLFGAQNRRNGQPGTPKESGGSLPRSAQSSPWGSTLSLGSSVSLSKSQIPVSSPSKSVDILAVLTHILGQSVPRNSRTGEFVCSKCVSTLERVFKFDTVIARVRVLSSEHLQKLTQERDKIRQRVRQNYRQRHPQDFQNKSSTSEEDGEAEKEGYREMLKENMALSEYECWSEKWDTCPYFIRTGKRCRKGKGCEGCDSLRVSDSNYESVCGIPRRLPFQPFSSLELSRDKSQSMPLHWQRVPNSSPASLTGSSLSLRAPSRTESNCSLDSLDGLDPFGSPGNKSVNFMLMGLRSIEGKPLSSPSGSKIPVLSRKDRKNSGKDEGLVSPKVSRVLSFGDTENGRSELDEEDGDVLTELRDEYMLLHRENNNDRLQRAAKHLRAQLDQAANRIRTLEAELKQAGPTKPAKVNGSDDLTFLNQEDGGSLVLQSLADSLHSRERLIQECLSLIRGVCVEQGTGAELGNQLTGKLVETLKEILSENKAALDTLRSELTEQEKNLEKEIEALRKAGRDRERDLDTLSTVLQCNQDIINELRVTLGEKDHQLKEAEKERELWRKKDGALSAVLKEKEALILNLKQQLEVSQTDNQQSPGSEGQLAALLKNTEENSAILCQEVTKLTAALQESQELLQTQQQNHNQTVSSLTSQLRDVQKELREKEKETKEADRERRNDREDGEREERKLRESLQKRDRLIEQILVDAEERDHLLQELQQNLQNKREPVTAVKHTL